Proteins encoded together in one Psychrobacter sanguinis window:
- a CDS encoding lytic transglycosylase domain-containing protein encodes MTELLNKVLARSASLVAGSVLISSTILSANAGGNMYIYKDASGQVLLTNVQPSNNFNKHSKKVQVTYFPDSGSEIVSNNTLTIKEPSYFSTLESRSYSDMPSSSSSYSASIGSGNNAYDYYIIDSAKRNGIDPGLLKAIMHTESSFNPNARSPVGAQGLMQLMPATARRFSVRNAWNPSENIEGAAKYVAWLSRRFNGKIEHILAGYNAGEGNVDKYGGVPPFRETRNYVQRVLSRYNSLYKNNSSLFGKAATPTSEALYQPENYSVSSTSFATTSNTYSQ; translated from the coding sequence ATGACTGAATTGTTGAATAAAGTATTAGCTCGTTCAGCCAGTTTGGTTGCCGGTTCTGTTCTAATTTCATCGACCATCTTGTCAGCAAATGCTGGCGGAAACATGTACATTTATAAAGATGCCTCTGGTCAAGTGCTCTTAACCAATGTTCAACCTTCTAACAATTTCAACAAGCATTCCAAAAAAGTACAGGTGACTTATTTCCCTGATTCGGGAAGTGAAATAGTTTCTAATAATACTTTGACTATTAAAGAGCCGAGTTACTTTAGTACGTTAGAATCAAGAAGTTACAGTGATATGCCAAGTAGTAGCTCTAGTTATAGTGCTAGCATAGGCTCAGGTAATAACGCATATGATTACTACATCATTGATTCTGCGAAACGCAATGGTATCGATCCTGGTCTATTGAAAGCAATCATGCATACCGAATCTTCATTCAATCCTAATGCTCGCTCACCAGTGGGTGCGCAAGGTTTGATGCAGCTTATGCCGGCAACAGCTCGCCGCTTTTCAGTACGTAATGCTTGGAACCCTTCAGAGAATATTGAAGGGGCTGCAAAATATGTGGCATGGTTAAGCCGACGCTTTAATGGCAAAATTGAGCATATATTGGCCGGTTATAATGCTGGTGAAGGAAATGTCGATAAATATGGTGGTGTACCGCCTTTCAGAGAAACCCGTAACTACGTACAAAGAGTATTGAGCCGTTATAATTCATTATATAAGAACAACAGCTCTCTATTCGGTAAAGCGGCTACCCCTACTTCAGAAGCACTTTACCAACCTGAAAATTACTCGGTAAGTTCTACATCTTTTGCTACTACTAGCAATACTTATTCTCAGTAG
- a CDS encoding lysophospholipid acyltransferase family protein, which produces MTTYTSNTETHQSKQDTARRQDKQSTTHKKTKVGQLLNKQLKRAKVLKGMTETMVGGYRAITKVDSWGPVPKRDELPRYNQIFCRNMAAAFNVTVVAVEPVPDTHGLWAANHVSWMDIPVMGSVMPGFFLSKAEVEAMPVFGRLARACGSLFIKRGSGDSGKVAGQIADFLTKGYSILFYPEGTTTDGTHIKKIYGKLLQGAMDADKPIQPIVVCYVNAKGELDHTVPFVGDVSFAQSFLRVMDSDPVTAYVLPLAVIPTTGKTRDELTEDLYQSMQTGLEELHNRVIKKNSEHTASNSDNAALETKSIA; this is translated from the coding sequence ATGACTACCTACACTTCGAATACCGAGACTCATCAAAGTAAGCAAGATACTGCTAGAAGACAAGATAAGCAAAGTACGACCCATAAAAAGACCAAAGTAGGTCAGTTACTGAATAAACAGTTAAAGCGGGCAAAAGTGCTGAAAGGTATGACAGAGACCATGGTAGGCGGATATCGTGCCATTACTAAAGTAGACAGTTGGGGTCCGGTACCAAAACGTGATGAGTTACCCCGCTATAACCAAATCTTTTGTCGTAATATGGCTGCCGCCTTCAATGTCACTGTTGTTGCGGTTGAGCCAGTCCCTGATACGCATGGATTGTGGGCAGCCAACCACGTGTCGTGGATGGATATTCCGGTCATGGGTAGTGTAATGCCTGGTTTTTTCTTATCCAAAGCAGAGGTAGAGGCCATGCCAGTTTTTGGCCGTTTGGCACGTGCTTGTGGTTCACTGTTTATTAAACGCGGTTCAGGTGATTCAGGCAAAGTGGCAGGTCAAATAGCCGACTTCTTAACCAAAGGCTATTCGATTCTGTTTTATCCTGAAGGCACTACCACCGACGGTACTCATATCAAAAAAATCTATGGCAAACTATTACAAGGCGCCATGGATGCGGATAAGCCTATTCAACCTATCGTGGTCTGCTATGTCAATGCCAAGGGTGAATTAGATCATACTGTACCTTTTGTGGGCGATGTCTCTTTTGCTCAGAGCTTCTTAAGGGTTATGGACAGCGATCCAGTAACTGCCTATGTTCTACCACTCGCCGTCATACCGACCACGGGCAAAACCCGTGATGAGCTAACTGAAGATCTGTACCAGAGTATGCAGACGGGTTTAGAAGAATTGCACAATCGAGTTATTAAAAAAAATTCTGAGCACACAGCTTCTAACTCTGATAACGCAGCACTCGAAACGAAGTCAATTGCTTAA
- a CDS encoding CidA/LrgA family protein has translation MPTAPTSTPVHHSVNNTAQQSSEESFSTTNQSNNPSGNQAPTPNSGLSLPVAIVLTLAVVVVIREGALVLCQALGFPSAANIVGMITLFVLLMVCRFTVGIPEWISNASNTLLVDSGFAFLPVSAGAGLLIFGLGDELWGVVLTIVVSTLIPLWGLAKLSNLWLKHSKEDNVSMNVESSSATKSTTTDANPSNHSKK, from the coding sequence ATGCCTACTGCCCCAACCTCAACTCCTGTCCATCACTCCGTAAATAATACTGCCCAGCAGTCATCGGAGGAGTCTTTCAGTACTACTAACCAATCTAACAATCCCTCCGGTAATCAAGCGCCTACGCCAAACTCAGGATTGTCTTTGCCTGTGGCCATCGTACTGACATTGGCAGTGGTGGTGGTGATTCGTGAGGGTGCATTAGTATTGTGCCAAGCGCTAGGTTTCCCCAGTGCGGCCAATATTGTAGGTATGATTACCTTGTTTGTTTTACTGATGGTATGTCGTTTTACGGTAGGTATACCTGAATGGATTAGCAATGCCAGTAACACGCTTTTGGTAGACAGTGGTTTTGCCTTTTTGCCAGTATCAGCGGGTGCCGGTCTGTTAATATTCGGGCTAGGAGATGAGCTGTGGGGCGTGGTGTTGACGATAGTAGTGAGTACCTTGATACCTTTATGGGGCTTGGCGAAGCTATCAAATTTATGGCTTAAGCATTCAAAAGAGGACAATGTCTCTATGAATGTAGAGTCATCAAGTGCCACCAAAAGTACGACCACCGATGCAAATCCCTCTAACCATTCTAAGAAGTAA
- a CDS encoding lytic transglycosylase domain-containing protein has protein sequence MLKDTFIDHLTDATFNKLTKNTCNPSKDIKTMTKARALIGTKAPIVVSSLALMGMTQIACAQLAWPGSTPDYKNDTSINYFNEALAAGERRDSGALYQYEQMMGNGLFAMYPAYWRLNNDLSTLNPGVVTQFASQYSGSVMAEKLAADYAETKAQAGDYNAVRQVANYVHNADDSERCAVALGFNNGGDAMRAISLKPDVWLTTKKQPALCSQLATEMNGNPMINNTDRKQRLLRMLRVGNTGDIMALSQSLGTPIAYSELSEIQLNPSAFLTRFGSQPNSVKNQYLYLYAIGRMADKSYREAAIQVDYDINQDNSRAQKLINEETRRYAYRILGVKRMYYNTDDGFNDEAITWFRKSLGEPFNYEEAEDYATAAIRFSQWDDLVNAIGSMDNAAQKQNIWQYWLARAYEQSRDSSKKGLSRQIYQRLANNSDYYGFLAKDKIGQRFSAGSTSVPNVPSSDTNRMLNDPHFARAFALYNSSANRTYANREWNWAVKKARDNNDNKMIVAASKYAHDLGWLDRSIYAIDSTEGLDAFSLSHPMPHQNEVVTYSRQAGIDPAWAYGIMRQESRFVSSARSGVGASGLMQIMPDTAKYIARNLGETYSASRANSGDTNIRYGTWYMSDIMGKLYNQPVLATAGYNAGPNKAKRWQPVYGSLAADQYVESIAYPETRNYVKRVMENATIYSSLLGANMPITQRMGTIPAGY, from the coding sequence ATGCTAAAAGACACCTTTATCGATCATTTAACTGACGCTACGTTTAATAAATTAACCAAAAATACCTGTAACCCATCTAAAGATATCAAGACTATGACCAAAGCACGTGCATTAATAGGGACCAAAGCCCCTATCGTTGTTTCTTCATTAGCCCTAATGGGCATGACCCAGATTGCTTGTGCTCAGTTAGCATGGCCTGGGAGTACGCCAGATTATAAGAATGATACCAGTATCAACTACTTTAATGAGGCCTTGGCAGCGGGCGAGCGTCGAGATTCTGGTGCTTTGTATCAGTATGAGCAAATGATGGGTAATGGTTTATTTGCTATGTACCCTGCTTATTGGCGACTCAATAATGACCTATCTACCTTAAATCCTGGTGTTGTGACACAGTTTGCTAGTCAGTATAGTGGTAGTGTTATGGCCGAAAAGCTAGCGGCAGACTATGCAGAAACCAAAGCACAGGCAGGGGATTATAATGCAGTGCGTCAAGTCGCTAACTACGTACATAATGCGGATGATAGTGAAAGATGTGCGGTAGCGCTAGGCTTTAATAATGGTGGTGATGCCATGCGAGCCATTTCACTAAAGCCAGATGTGTGGTTGACCACTAAAAAGCAGCCTGCATTGTGTAGCCAACTGGCTACTGAAATGAATGGTAACCCGATGATTAACAATACCGACCGTAAGCAGCGCTTACTGCGCATGCTAAGGGTAGGTAATACCGGCGATATTATGGCATTGTCACAGTCGCTAGGGACGCCTATTGCGTATAGTGAGCTAAGTGAAATTCAGTTGAATCCTTCAGCGTTCTTAACTCGTTTTGGTAGTCAGCCCAATAGCGTAAAAAATCAATATTTATATCTTTATGCTATCGGCCGTATGGCGGATAAATCTTATCGCGAGGCGGCAATTCAAGTAGATTATGATATTAATCAAGACAATAGCCGTGCTCAGAAGCTAATTAATGAAGAGACCCGTCGTTACGCTTATCGCATCTTAGGTGTGAAACGTATGTATTATAACACTGACGATGGCTTTAATGATGAAGCGATAACTTGGTTCCGCAAGAGCTTAGGTGAACCATTTAACTACGAAGAAGCAGAAGATTATGCCACGGCTGCCATTCGCTTTAGTCAATGGGACGACTTGGTTAATGCCATTGGTAGTATGGACAATGCGGCTCAAAAACAGAATATCTGGCAGTATTGGTTGGCCCGTGCCTATGAGCAATCTAGAGATAGCAGTAAAAAAGGCTTATCGCGCCAAATCTACCAACGCTTAGCCAATAATAGTGATTATTATGGCTTCTTGGCAAAAGACAAAATTGGTCAGCGCTTCAGTGCAGGCAGTACTTCAGTGCCAAATGTTCCAAGTAGCGATACCAATCGTATGCTTAATGACCCTCATTTTGCCCGTGCTTTTGCCTTGTATAACTCTAGTGCCAATCGCACTTATGCTAACCGTGAATGGAACTGGGCGGTTAAAAAAGCACGTGATAACAATGATAATAAAATGATCGTGGCGGCGTCTAAATATGCGCACGATTTAGGCTGGCTAGACCGTTCTATTTATGCCATTGATAGTACTGAAGGCCTAGATGCCTTTAGTTTGTCGCATCCTATGCCGCACCAGAACGAAGTGGTGACTTATAGTCGTCAAGCGGGTATTGATCCAGCTTGGGCGTATGGTATTATGCGTCAAGAAAGCCGTTTTGTGAGTAGTGCTCGCTCGGGTGTTGGTGCTAGTGGCCTAATGCAAATCATGCCTGATACCGCAAAATATATTGCGCGTAATTTAGGTGAGACCTATAGTGCCAGCCGCGCTAACAGTGGTGATACCAATATTCGCTATGGCACTTGGTATATGAGCGACATTATGGGCAAACTTTATAATCAGCCTGTACTGGCCACAGCAGGTTATAACGCCGGTCCTAACAAAGCCAAACGTTGGCAACCGGTGTATGGCTCATTGGCTGCCGACCAGTATGTAGAAAGTATTGCTTATCCTGAAACCCGTAACTATGTTAAGCGAGTGATGGAAAACGCCACTATCTATAGCAGTCTGCTCGGGGCAAATATGCCGATTACCCAACGTATGGGTACCATTCCTGCAGGCTACTAA
- a CDS encoding malate dehydrogenase → MKQPVRVAVTGAAGNISYAMLFRIASGEMLGKDQPVILQLLEITPALDALKGVVMELEDCAFPLLAGVVQTDDAKVAFKDVDYALLVGARPRGPGMERKDLLEANAAIFSAQGKALNEVASRDVKVLVVGNPANTNALIAQRNAPDLDPRNFTAMTRLDHNRGLAQLAEETNSTVNDIKKMIIWGNHSSTQYPDLTECTVNGKPALDQVDRDWYENSYIPSVQKRGAAIIEARGASSAASAANAAIAHMRTWALGSDENDWVSMGVYSQGEYGIAKGLIYSYPCTCSNGDWKIVEGLDTSSAFSQEKMKATEQELSEERDAVEHLLP, encoded by the coding sequence ATGAAACAACCTGTTCGCGTTGCCGTTACTGGTGCTGCTGGTAATATTAGTTATGCTATGCTGTTTCGTATTGCTTCAGGCGAAATGCTAGGTAAAGACCAGCCTGTTATTTTACAGCTTTTAGAAATCACACCAGCACTTGACGCCCTAAAAGGGGTTGTTATGGAGCTTGAAGATTGTGCATTCCCATTGTTAGCAGGCGTTGTACAAACTGATGATGCCAAAGTAGCATTCAAAGACGTAGACTATGCCCTATTAGTAGGTGCTCGTCCTCGTGGTCCAGGTATGGAGCGTAAAGACTTACTTGAAGCTAACGCTGCTATCTTCTCAGCTCAAGGTAAAGCTTTAAATGAAGTGGCTAGCCGTGATGTTAAAGTATTGGTTGTGGGTAACCCAGCTAACACTAACGCTTTGATCGCTCAGCGCAATGCACCAGACTTAGACCCACGTAACTTCACAGCGATGACTCGTTTAGACCACAACCGTGGTTTGGCTCAGTTAGCTGAAGAAACTAACAGCACCGTTAATGACATCAAAAAAATGATCATTTGGGGTAACCACTCATCAACTCAGTACCCAGATCTAACTGAGTGTACGGTTAATGGTAAGCCAGCTCTAGATCAAGTTGATCGTGATTGGTACGAAAACAGCTACATCCCAAGCGTACAAAAACGCGGTGCAGCAATCATTGAAGCACGTGGTGCGTCATCTGCCGCTTCAGCAGCCAACGCTGCTATCGCTCACATGCGTACTTGGGCACTTGGTTCTGATGAAAATGATTGGGTTTCTATGGGCGTTTACTCACAAGGTGAGTATGGTATCGCTAAAGGCTTAATCTACTCGTACCCATGTACTTGCAGCAATGGCGATTGGAAAATCGTTGAAGGCTTAGACACTTCATCAGCATTCTCTCAAGAGAAGATGAAAGCCACTGAGCAAGAGCTTAGCGAAGAACGTGATGCGGTAGAACATTTACTTCCATAA
- the miaB gene encoding tRNA (N6-isopentenyl adenosine(37)-C2)-methylthiotransferase MiaB: MSATLFDPKTIRQQTADTSHSAGTLAVDSLAQADLAQKPKKKVYIATQGCQMNVYDSEKMGNVLGDSHDMIVTNNIEEADVLLMNTCSIREKAQEKVFSELGRWRKLKEDNPDLVIGVGGCVASQEGDNIQKRAPYVDMVFGPQTLHRLPELYDQSTRQKDVKPKDRIGTVDVSFPSIEKFDFLPEPKVEGYRAFVSIMEGCSKYCSFCVVPYTRGEELSRPLDDVLAEIDSLAEQGVREITLLGQNVNGYRGQKDDGSICRFAELLHYVAHVDGIERIRYTTSHPLEFTDDIIEAYEKLPQLVSHLHLPVQSGSNKILAAMKRNHTIDVYINQIRKLMAVRPDMHLSSDFIIGFPGETEEDFLETLNLAKELDFDHSYSFIYSKRPGTPAAELPDDVSLATKKERLAIFQKVIVDSTLKKTQEMVGKTLRVMVEEIADRYPDQLLGTADNTRSVLFTATEEQKKELMGKFVTVKINDYVSPHMVRGELVEVLG; this comes from the coding sequence ATGAGTGCTACCTTATTTGACCCCAAAACTATACGTCAACAAACAGCCGATACTTCACATTCAGCTGGGACCCTCGCGGTGGATAGCTTAGCCCAAGCCGATCTTGCACAAAAGCCGAAAAAGAAAGTTTATATTGCCACCCAAGGCTGTCAGATGAACGTGTATGACTCAGAAAAAATGGGCAACGTTCTGGGCGACTCACATGACATGATAGTGACCAATAACATTGAAGAAGCCGATGTTCTATTGATGAATACTTGCTCTATCCGTGAAAAAGCTCAAGAAAAAGTATTCTCAGAGTTGGGCCGTTGGCGTAAATTAAAAGAAGACAATCCAGATTTGGTTATTGGTGTGGGTGGCTGCGTCGCCTCACAAGAAGGCGATAACATTCAAAAACGCGCCCCTTACGTGGATATGGTATTTGGTCCTCAGACCTTACACCGCTTGCCAGAGCTTTATGACCAATCTACCCGTCAAAAAGATGTTAAACCCAAAGACCGTATCGGTACAGTCGATGTGTCCTTCCCAAGCATTGAAAAATTCGACTTCTTACCTGAACCAAAGGTTGAGGGTTATAGAGCGTTTGTTTCAATTATGGAAGGTTGCTCTAAATATTGTTCATTCTGCGTGGTGCCTTATACCCGCGGCGAGGAATTATCACGCCCACTAGATGACGTATTGGCAGAAATTGACAGCCTAGCAGAACAAGGGGTTCGTGAAATTACCCTATTGGGTCAAAACGTAAACGGCTATCGTGGTCAAAAAGATGATGGCAGTATCTGCCGATTTGCAGAGCTTTTACATTATGTGGCTCACGTGGACGGCATTGAGCGCATTCGCTATACCACCAGCCATCCTTTAGAGTTCACTGATGACATCATAGAAGCTTATGAGAAGTTACCACAGTTGGTGTCTCATTTACATCTACCGGTTCAAAGTGGCTCTAATAAAATTTTAGCGGCTATGAAGCGTAACCATACCATTGACGTTTATATCAATCAGATCAGAAAACTGATGGCGGTTCGCCCTGATATGCACTTATCAAGTGACTTTATTATTGGTTTCCCTGGCGAAACGGAAGAGGACTTCTTAGAAACTTTGAATTTGGCCAAAGAACTAGATTTCGACCATTCTTACAGCTTTATTTATTCAAAACGTCCTGGAACACCAGCTGCCGAGCTACCAGATGATGTGAGTTTAGCCACCAAAAAAGAGCGTCTGGCCATCTTCCAAAAGGTCATCGTTGACTCTACGTTGAAGAAAACCCAAGAAATGGTGGGCAAGACTTTACGCGTTATGGTTGAAGAGATTGCAGACCGTTATCCTGACCAATTATTAGGAACAGCAGACAACACTCGCTCAGTATTATTCACAGCCACTGAGGAGCAGAAAAAAGAGCTGATGGGTAAATTTGTCACTGTAAAAATTAACGACTACGTTAGCCCGCATATGGTGCGTGGTGAGCTAGTAGAAGTTTTAGGCTAA
- a CDS encoding DUF2789 domain-containing protein, translating to MLGEPEYTLNELFAQLGLDSSDEAIDKFISEHKLNKDQSLIDADFWTDSQRAFLKEEWKRDADWVEIIDDLNVRLHPTA from the coding sequence ATGTTAGGTGAACCAGAATATACGTTAAACGAGCTGTTTGCACAATTGGGTCTTGATAGCTCTGATGAAGCAATTGATAAATTTATCAGTGAGCATAAGTTAAACAAAGACCAGTCTTTAATTGATGCTGATTTTTGGACCGATTCACAACGTGCTTTCTTGAAAGAAGAGTGGAAACGTGATGCTGATTGGGTAGAAATTATTGATGACCTAAACGTGCGTCTGCATCCGACGGCATAA
- the hflX gene encoding ribosome rescue GTPase HflX codes for MDYFGRHEGGERAILVHLDIRQISDPDDLEEFKLLVDSAGAQQLAIITGSRQKPDAKYFIGSGKALEIAEQVQALEADIVIFNHSLTPSQERNLETLLQCRVLDRTGLILDIFAQRARTYEGKLQVELAQLNHLATRLVRGWTHLERQKGGIGLRGPGETQLETDRRLLQIRVSQLKARLDKVKQTRAQGRAKRQKSDVLTISLVGYTNAGKSSLFNRLVNENIYAADQLFATLDPTLRRLDWQGVGRVVLVDTVGFVRHLPHELVESFHATLEETLEADLLLHVIDSASADMHEQIKAVKSVLAEINNDVPVLNVYNKIDLTGEPAQINYSEPGVPSRVYVSAKADLGMSMLTTAVQQLLTGKLNTFELTLPFNAGNLKNELYRLDVVEQEGYAESGHEILTLRLPADKLQQLLGQSDINPFEVLPADQAELLIPKLEPFEKELKQDSAQALLAEDELLEDDLLQDNLLDEDMDIDDDSMPIIEQQSDLN; via the coding sequence TTGGATTATTTTGGTAGACATGAAGGTGGTGAACGCGCCATCTTAGTACATCTAGACATTCGACAAATTTCAGACCCTGATGATTTAGAAGAGTTTAAACTTTTGGTTGACTCAGCCGGTGCTCAGCAATTGGCTATAATCACTGGTTCTAGACAAAAACCCGATGCCAAATACTTTATTGGTAGTGGTAAGGCGCTAGAGATTGCAGAGCAAGTGCAGGCTTTAGAGGCTGATATTGTTATTTTTAACCATAGCTTGACCCCTTCTCAAGAACGTAACTTAGAAACCTTATTACAGTGCCGTGTATTAGACCGTACCGGACTTATTTTAGATATTTTCGCTCAGCGTGCCCGTACGTATGAAGGTAAACTTCAGGTAGAGTTGGCGCAGCTAAATCACTTGGCCACTCGCCTAGTAAGAGGTTGGACTCACTTAGAGCGTCAAAAAGGTGGGATTGGTCTACGTGGTCCTGGTGAAACTCAGCTAGAGACAGATAGACGTTTGCTTCAAATCCGCGTCTCTCAATTAAAAGCTCGCCTAGATAAAGTTAAGCAAACCCGTGCTCAAGGTCGTGCGAAACGCCAAAAATCAGACGTGTTAACTATTTCTTTAGTCGGCTATACCAACGCTGGGAAATCTTCTTTATTTAACCGTTTGGTCAATGAAAACATTTATGCTGCTGACCAACTGTTTGCGACGCTTGACCCCACTCTAAGACGTTTAGATTGGCAAGGTGTGGGCCGTGTAGTGTTGGTAGATACGGTGGGTTTTGTCCGTCACTTACCTCACGAATTGGTAGAATCTTTCCATGCGACGCTAGAAGAGACTTTAGAAGCTGATTTGCTGCTACACGTTATTGATTCAGCGAGTGCCGATATGCATGAGCAGATTAAAGCGGTTAAGTCAGTACTGGCAGAGATTAATAACGATGTTCCTGTGCTTAACGTTTATAACAAAATTGACTTGACCGGCGAACCCGCACAAATCAATTATAGTGAGCCTGGCGTACCAAGCCGCGTGTATGTTTCTGCTAAGGCAGATTTAGGCATGAGTATGTTGACCACAGCGGTGCAACAGCTATTGACTGGGAAGCTTAATACTTTTGAGCTAACCTTGCCGTTTAATGCTGGTAATCTCAAAAATGAGCTGTATCGTTTGGATGTGGTAGAACAAGAAGGCTATGCTGAGTCAGGTCATGAGATTCTTACCTTACGCTTGCCCGCTGATAAGCTACAACAGCTATTAGGACAGTCTGACATTAATCCTTTTGAGGTGTTACCTGCTGATCAAGCTGAGCTGTTAATTCCTAAACTTGAGCCTTTTGAAAAAGAGTTAAAACAGGACTCTGCTCAAGCGTTGCTAGCAGAGGATGAGCTACTAGAGGATGATCTTTTACAGGATAATTTGCTAGACGAAGATATGGATATAGACGATGATAGTATGCCTATTATTGAACAGCAGTCAGACTTGAACTAA
- a CDS encoding lysophospholipid acyltransferase family protein, translating to MSLKSKIEDTLKFNAKNGIKRSKTVVGLVDTVIGGYRAATKIDAWREPPREILPKYIQTFCRKSARAFGVEVVEVEPVPKTHALWASNHISWMDIPVVGSVSPAFFLSKAEVAEMPIMGPLAKVAGTLFIKRGSGDAGSVASQMATFLKQGYSIVFFPEATTTDGHKIKKLHGKLIQAAMDANKPIQPIVICYVNEKGELDDVVPYYGGIKLKDSLFNVIDGSQVTAYVLPLQPLYPEDKSRDQLTTELQQRMQAGLEELHSRVVSSKQ from the coding sequence ATGAGTTTGAAATCTAAAATTGAAGACACTTTGAAATTTAACGCCAAAAACGGTATCAAGCGCAGTAAAACCGTTGTGGGTCTGGTTGATACAGTTATCGGAGGCTATAGAGCCGCTACCAAAATTGATGCTTGGCGAGAGCCACCCAGAGAAATTCTACCCAAATATATTCAAACATTTTGCCGCAAGTCAGCAAGGGCGTTTGGGGTAGAGGTGGTTGAAGTAGAACCGGTACCTAAAACTCATGCTTTGTGGGCCTCAAATCACATTTCTTGGATGGATATCCCTGTGGTGGGGAGCGTAAGCCCTGCTTTTTTCTTATCGAAAGCAGAAGTGGCCGAAATGCCAATTATGGGCCCTTTGGCAAAAGTGGCGGGTACTTTGTTTATTAAGCGGGGCTCAGGGGACGCCGGTTCAGTGGCTTCGCAGATGGCTACTTTCTTAAAGCAGGGCTATTCGATCGTGTTCTTCCCTGAAGCAACCACTACTGATGGGCATAAGATAAAGAAACTACATGGTAAGTTAATTCAGGCAGCGATGGATGCCAATAAGCCGATTCAGCCTATCGTCATATGTTATGTAAATGAAAAAGGTGAGCTTGACGATGTTGTGCCTTATTATGGCGGTATTAAACTGAAGGACAGTCTGTTTAATGTGATTGATGGGAGTCAGGTTACTGCCTACGTACTGCCTTTACAGCCATTATATCCTGAGGATAAGAGTCGTGATCAGCTTACTACAGAGCTACAGCAACGTATGCAAGCAGGTTTAGAAGAGTTGCACAGTCGTGTGGTTAGTAGCAAGCAGTAA
- a CDS encoding LrgB family protein, with protein sequence MDLFKLMPEGTTLFTVFAAFLLTLVAHTLARILSKRISGLPMVITALVLVLLFLFIFDWDYDHYYAVAKPVFDHLLGYVTVLLAIPLATMNLKGLPIKKLSIIVIIASLVGALLPMGLAYALSLSYDTILAFATRSVTTPIGLSVAEIIKAPLALANLIIIVSGLLGGAVAKPMFRNISDDRAKGLALGLAAHAFGTVEAWQISHTAGRYAAFGLAVNGLVTAVWVPIFLAAVL encoded by the coding sequence ATGGACTTATTTAAACTCATGCCTGAAGGCACTACTCTGTTTACGGTCTTCGCCGCTTTTCTGCTGACCTTAGTCGCTCACACTTTGGCTCGTATTTTATCAAAAAGAATTTCTGGCTTACCCATGGTCATTACCGCCTTGGTCTTGGTTTTGCTGTTTTTATTTATTTTTGACTGGGATTACGACCATTACTATGCGGTTGCCAAGCCAGTCTTTGACCACTTACTGGGGTATGTGACTGTACTGTTGGCGATTCCTTTGGCTACGATGAATCTAAAGGGCCTGCCTATCAAAAAGCTATCTATTATCGTAATAATAGCCAGCTTGGTAGGCGCTCTATTACCCATGGGCTTAGCGTATGCTTTGTCTTTAAGCTATGACACTATTTTAGCCTTTGCCACTCGTTCTGTGACTACGCCAATTGGCTTAAGCGTGGCTGAGATTATTAAAGCTCCTTTAGCATTAGCCAATCTAATCATTATCGTATCCGGGCTACTCGGGGGCGCAGTGGCAAAACCAATGTTCCGTAACATAAGTGATGACCGAGCCAAAGGCTTAGCCTTGGGGTTGGCGGCTCATGCTTTTGGTACTGTAGAGGCGTGGCAAATTAGTCACACGGCTGGTAGATATGCTGCTTTTGGTCTTGCTGTAAATGGTCTGGTGACTGCGGTATGGGTGCCCATATTCTTGGCAGCTGTCCTATAA